A stretch of Pseudomonas sp. LRP2-20 DNA encodes these proteins:
- the gdhA gene encoding NADP-specific glutamate dehydrogenase: MIESVDNFLARLQQRDPGQPEFHQAVEEVLRTLWPFLEANPHYLQSGILERMVEPERAVLFRVSWVDDQGKVQVNRGYRIQMSSAIGPYKGGLRFHPSVNLSVLKFLAFEQVFKNSLTSLPMGGGKGGSDFDPKGKSDAEVMRFCQAFMSELYRHIGADCDVPAGDIGVGAREIGFMFGQYKRLANQFTSVLTGKGMTYGGSLIRPEATGYGCVYFAEEMLKRQNLRIDGRRVAISGSGNVAQYAARKVMDLGGKVISLSDSEGTLYAEAGLTDAQWDALMELKNVKRGRISELAGQFGLEFRKGQTPWSLPCDIALPCATQNELDIEDARTLLRNGCICVAEGANMPTTLAAVDLFIEAGILYAPGKASNAGGVAVSGLEMSQNAMRLLWTAGEVDSKLHNIMQSIHHACVHYGEEADGKVNYVKGANIAGFVKVADAMLAQGVV, encoded by the coding sequence ATGATCGAATCTGTCGACAATTTCCTTGCACGCCTGCAGCAACGCGACCCGGGCCAACCGGAATTCCACCAGGCTGTGGAAGAAGTGCTGCGTACCCTGTGGCCGTTCCTCGAAGCCAACCCTCATTACCTGCAGTCCGGCATCCTCGAGCGCATGGTCGAGCCTGAGCGCGCCGTGCTGTTCCGCGTGTCGTGGGTCGATGACCAGGGCAAGGTTCAGGTCAACCGCGGCTACCGCATCCAGATGAGCAGCGCCATCGGCCCCTACAAGGGCGGCCTGCGCTTCCACCCGTCGGTGAACCTGAGCGTGCTCAAGTTCCTGGCCTTCGAACAGGTATTCAAGAACTCCCTCACCTCGCTGCCCATGGGCGGTGGCAAAGGCGGCTCGGACTTCGACCCGAAAGGCAAGAGCGATGCCGAAGTCATGCGCTTCTGCCAGGCCTTCATGAGCGAGCTGTATCGCCACATCGGTGCTGACTGCGACGTGCCGGCCGGTGACATTGGCGTCGGCGCCCGCGAGATCGGCTTCATGTTCGGCCAGTACAAGCGCCTGGCCAACCAGTTCACCTCGGTGCTCACCGGCAAGGGCATGACCTATGGCGGCAGCTTGATCCGCCCTGAAGCCACCGGCTACGGCTGTGTGTACTTCGCTGAGGAAATGCTCAAGCGCCAGAACCTGCGCATCGATGGCCGCCGGGTGGCGATTTCCGGTTCCGGCAACGTTGCCCAGTACGCTGCGCGCAAGGTCATGGACCTGGGTGGCAAGGTGATTTCGCTGTCCGACTCCGAAGGCACCCTGTACGCCGAAGCCGGCCTGACCGATGCCCAGTGGGACGCGCTGATGGAGCTGAAGAACGTCAAGCGTGGCCGCATCAGCGAGCTGGCTGGCCAGTTCGGCCTGGAATTCCGCAAGGGCCAGACGCCGTGGAGCCTGCCGTGCGACATCGCCCTGCCGTGCGCCACGCAGAACGAGCTGGACATCGAAGACGCCCGCACCCTGCTGCGCAACGGCTGCATCTGCGTGGCCGAAGGCGCCAACATGCCGACTACCCTGGCGGCGGTTGACCTGTTCATCGAGGCCGGCATCCTGTACGCCCCGGGCAAGGCGTCCAACGCCGGTGGCGTGGCCGTGTCGGGCCTGGAGATGTCGCAGAACGCCATGCGCCTGCTGTGGACCGCTGGTGAAGTGGACAGCAAGCTGCACAACATCATGCAGTCGATTCACCATGCCTGCGTGCACTACGGTGAAGAGGCGGATGGCAAGGTCAACTACGTGAAGGGTGCAAACATTGCCGGCTTCGTGAAAGTCGCCGATGCCATGCTGGCGCAAGGCGTAGTCTGA
- a CDS encoding TIGR00645 family protein, with amino-acid sequence MERFLENAMYASRWLLAPIYFGLSLGLLALALKFFQEVVHVLPNVFALSEADLILVILSLIDMSLVGGLLVMVMISGYENFVSQLDIDESKEKLNWLGKMDSSSLKMKVAASIVAISSIHLLRVFMDAQNISTDYLMWYVIIHMTFVVSAFCMGYLDKLTKH; translated from the coding sequence ATGGAACGTTTTCTCGAAAACGCGATGTATGCCTCGCGCTGGCTGCTCGCTCCCATCTATTTCGGTCTGTCCCTCGGCCTGCTGGCCCTGGCGCTGAAGTTCTTCCAGGAAGTTGTCCACGTCCTGCCCAACGTCTTCGCCCTCAGCGAAGCCGACCTGATCCTGGTCATCCTGTCGCTGATCGACATGTCGCTGGTGGGCGGCCTGCTGGTGATGGTGATGATTTCCGGCTACGAGAACTTCGTGTCGCAACTGGACATCGACGAGAGCAAAGAAAAGCTCAACTGGCTGGGCAAGATGGACTCTTCGTCGCTGAAGATGAAGGTCGCCGCGTCGATCGTGGCGATTTCGTCCATCCACCTGCTGCGGGTGTTCATGGATGCGCAGAACATCTCCACCGACTACCTGATGTGGTACGTGATCATCCACATGACCTTCGTGGTTTCGGCCTTCTGCATGGGCTACCTGGACAAGCTGACCAAGCACTGA
- a CDS encoding DUF4105 domain-containing protein → MLKRFAALALFACAPAHAMPVLDQGRIQQLANTPYWIALGHYETAKLGGWRSYVDDDAFFLAEDGAHHPDQELKATVAALYAPASLGDKHAQCVFPARTRWLREQLDLQGLPQPDCQEFKTWYQSIDPHSAALIFPAAYLNSPSSMFGHTLLRIDQSNTRSDDTTLLSYAINFGAYIEGSDNSILYAWKGLMGGYPGLFALMPYQEKLSEYRSLENRDLWEYQLDLTPEETGRMVEHVWELKQIQFDYFFFDENCSYRLLELLQVARPSLDLTSQFPLTAIPTDTVKAVKQSGLVASETYRPSRERELLARAEPLDHDEKRQVLAVSADTAQLQSPEFKALPRERQALVQDAAYRLERYRANGQERDPGQAKRSFELLRAINSNPPPPLQIERPGLPEDGHDSRTWQLGVGTREDRAYAEYGLRMAYHDLNDNAYGFPLGAQIEILQLKVRQYEGNDWQVQRLDLATIRSLTPRNELLKPWSWQVAGGLERVPGKHDDEVLVSHVNGGAGGTWQLADGLLGFALGTVRVEHHNDFAQFIAPATGFNGGLLWRNGLGNMTLEAKGDYFTNGEVRRSVSLNQQWEISQNLGVRLSASREFSHLATAQNEVMLEVKWYHY, encoded by the coding sequence ATGCTCAAACGCTTCGCTGCCCTGGCGCTGTTTGCCTGCGCCCCCGCTCATGCCATGCCCGTGCTGGACCAAGGCCGTATCCAGCAACTGGCCAACACCCCTTACTGGATTGCCCTGGGCCACTATGAAACCGCCAAGCTCGGCGGCTGGCGCAGCTATGTGGACGATGACGCCTTCTTCCTCGCCGAGGACGGCGCACACCACCCTGACCAGGAGCTCAAGGCCACGGTCGCAGCGCTGTACGCCCCCGCCAGCCTGGGTGACAAGCACGCCCAGTGCGTATTCCCCGCGCGCACCCGCTGGCTGCGTGAACAGCTCGACCTGCAAGGCCTGCCGCAACCGGACTGCCAGGAGTTCAAGACCTGGTACCAGTCGATCGACCCGCACAGCGCGGCGCTGATCTTCCCGGCAGCCTACCTGAACAGCCCATCGTCGATGTTCGGCCATACCCTGCTGCGCATCGACCAGTCCAACACCCGTAGCGACGACACCACACTGCTGAGCTACGCGATCAACTTCGGCGCCTATATCGAAGGCAGCGACAACAGCATCCTGTATGCCTGGAAGGGCCTGATGGGCGGCTATCCGGGCCTGTTCGCGCTGATGCCCTACCAGGAAAAGCTCTCCGAATATCGCAGCCTGGAGAACCGCGACCTGTGGGAGTACCAGCTGGACCTGACACCGGAAGAAACCGGGCGCATGGTCGAGCACGTCTGGGAACTGAAGCAGATCCAGTTCGATTACTTCTTCTTCGACGAAAATTGCTCCTACCGCCTGCTGGAGTTGCTGCAGGTGGCCCGGCCAAGCCTGGACCTGACCTCGCAGTTCCCGCTCACGGCCATTCCCACCGACACGGTGAAGGCGGTGAAGCAGTCGGGCCTGGTCGCCAGCGAAACCTACCGCCCGTCACGCGAACGCGAGCTGCTGGCCCGCGCCGAGCCGCTGGACCATGACGAGAAGCGCCAGGTGCTGGCCGTCAGTGCCGATACCGCGCAATTGCAAAGCCCCGAATTCAAGGCCCTGCCCCGCGAGCGCCAGGCGCTGGTGCAGGATGCCGCCTACCGCCTGGAGCGCTACCGGGCCAATGGCCAGGAGCGCGACCCTGGGCAGGCCAAGCGCAGCTTCGAGCTGTTGCGGGCGATCAACAGCAACCCGCCGCCGCCCTTGCAGATCGAACGCCCCGGCCTGCCCGAGGACGGCCATGACTCGCGGACCTGGCAACTGGGCGTCGGCACCCGAGAGGACCGCGCCTACGCCGAGTACGGCCTGCGCATGGCCTACCACGACCTCAACGACAATGCCTATGGCTTCCCGCTGGGGGCGCAGATCGAGATTTTGCAGCTCAAGGTACGCCAGTACGAAGGCAACGACTGGCAGGTGCAACGCCTGGACCTGGCCACCATCCGCTCGCTGACACCGCGCAACGAGCTGCTCAAGCCGTGGTCCTGGCAGGTGGCAGGTGGCCTGGAGCGGGTACCGGGCAAACATGACGACGAGGTGCTGGTAAGCCATGTGAATGGCGGAGCCGGTGGCACCTGGCAACTGGCCGATGGCTTGCTGGGCTTCGCCCTGGGCACGGTGCGGGTCGAGCACCACAACGACTTCGCCCAGTTCATCGCCCCCGCGACAGGGTTCAATGGCGGGCTGCTGTGGCGCAACGGGTTGGGCAACATGACGCTGGAGGCCAAGGGCGATTACTTCACCAATGGCGAGGTGCGGCGCAGTGTGAGCCTGAACCAGCAGTGGGAGATCAGCCAGAACCTGGGGGTGAGGTTGAGTGCCTCGCGGGAATTCAGCCACCTGGCGACGGCGCAGAACGAAGTGATGCTGGAAGTGAAGTGGTATCACTATTGA
- a CDS encoding Lon protease family protein — protein sequence MPDPVAARLRLAPEALTRRFSPEQFAFTNTDDLEPFRGVLGQERAVEALQFGVAMPRPGYNVYVMGEPGTGRFSFVKRYLKAEGKRQQTPADWLYVNHFDDTREPRALELPSGSAAEFISDMSGLIDNLLATFPAVFEHPSYQQKKGAIDRAFNQRYDRALDVIERASLEKDVALYRDASNVAFTPMADGKALDEAEFAQLPEEVREQFHEDIALLEERLNEELASLPQWKRESNNQLRQLNEETITLALQPLLAPLSEKYAENAAVCAYLQSVQLNLLRTVVEQLVDDSKTDAAARKLLEEQYAPSLVVGHHADGGAPVVFEPHPTYDNLFGRIEYSTDQGALYTSYRQLRPGALHRANGGFLILEAEKMLGEPFVWDALKRALQSRKLKMESPLGELGRVATVSLTPQMIPLNIKLVIIGSRQLYYALQDHDPDFQEMFRVLVDFDEDMPMVDENLEQFAQLLRTRTNEEGMAPLTSDAVARLATYSARLAENQSRLSARIGDLFQLVSEADFIRQLANDEMTDAGHIERALKAKATRTGRVSQRVLDDMLAGIILIDTEGAAIGKCNGLTVLEVGDSAFGMPARISATVYPGGSGIVDIEREVNLGQPIHSKGVMILTGYLGSRYAQEFPLAISASIALEQSYGYVDGDSASLGEACTLISALSRTPLKQCFAITGSINQFGEVQAVGGVNEKIEGFFRLCEARGLTGEQGVIIPRANVATLMLDERVLQAVENGMFHVYAVSQADEALSLLVGQDAGELNDEGVFTEGSVNARVVERLREIAEMISEEEIEKAEKERVEEVIAQAKPA from the coding sequence ATGCCCGATCCTGTCGCTGCGCGCCTGCGTCTCGCGCCTGAAGCCCTGACCCGGCGTTTCTCCCCCGAGCAGTTTGCCTTTACCAATACCGACGATCTGGAGCCGTTTCGCGGAGTCCTGGGCCAGGAGCGTGCTGTCGAGGCCCTGCAGTTCGGCGTGGCCATGCCGCGCCCCGGTTACAACGTGTATGTGATGGGCGAGCCTGGCACCGGCCGCTTCTCGTTCGTCAAGCGCTACCTCAAGGCCGAGGGCAAGCGCCAGCAGACCCCGGCCGACTGGCTCTACGTCAACCATTTCGACGACACCCGTGAGCCACGCGCTCTGGAGCTGCCATCCGGCAGCGCGGCCGAGTTCATCAGCGACATGAGCGGGTTGATCGACAACCTGCTGGCGACCTTCCCTGCGGTGTTCGAGCACCCGTCGTACCAGCAGAAGAAGGGCGCCATCGACCGTGCCTTCAACCAGCGTTATGACCGTGCGCTGGATGTGATCGAGCGCGCCTCGCTGGAAAAGGACGTGGCCTTGTACCGCGATGCCAGCAACGTCGCCTTCACCCCGATGGCCGATGGCAAGGCGCTGGATGAAGCCGAATTCGCCCAGCTGCCCGAAGAGGTCCGCGAGCAGTTCCACGAGGACATCGCCCTGCTCGAGGAGCGCCTCAATGAGGAACTGGCCAGCCTGCCGCAATGGAAGCGCGAATCGAACAACCAGCTGCGCCAGCTCAATGAAGAGACCATCACCCTGGCCCTGCAGCCGTTGCTGGCGCCGCTGTCGGAGAAGTACGCCGAGAACGCGGCCGTTTGTGCCTACCTGCAGTCCGTGCAGCTGAACCTGCTGCGTACCGTGGTCGAGCAATTGGTCGACGACAGCAAGACCGACGCTGCTGCCCGCAAGCTGCTCGAAGAGCAGTACGCGCCGAGCCTGGTGGTCGGCCACCACGCGGACGGTGGCGCGCCGGTGGTGTTCGAGCCGCACCCGACCTACGACAACCTGTTCGGGCGCATTGAATACAGCACCGACCAGGGTGCGCTGTACACTTCTTACCGGCAGTTGCGCCCGGGCGCCTTGCACCGCGCCAACGGCGGCTTCCTGATTCTCGAAGCCGAGAAGATGCTGGGTGAACCGTTCGTCTGGGACGCCCTCAAGCGTGCCCTGCAGTCGCGCAAGCTGAAGATGGAATCGCCACTGGGCGAGCTGGGTCGTGTCGCCACGGTCAGCCTGACGCCGCAGATGATCCCGCTGAACATCAAGCTGGTGATCATCGGTTCGCGCCAGCTGTACTACGCGCTGCAGGACCACGACCCGGACTTCCAGGAGATGTTCCGCGTGCTGGTCGACTTCGACGAAGACATGCCGATGGTCGACGAGAACCTCGAGCAGTTCGCCCAGCTGCTGCGCACCCGCACCAACGAGGAAGGCATGGCCCCGCTGACCAGCGATGCGGTGGCGCGCCTGGCCACCTACAGCGCACGCCTGGCGGAAAACCAGTCGCGCCTGTCGGCACGCATCGGCGACCTGTTCCAGCTGGTCAGCGAGGCGGATTTCATCCGCCAGTTGGCCAATGACGAGATGACCGATGCCGGGCACATCGAACGTGCGCTCAAGGCCAAGGCCACCCGCACCGGGCGGGTCTCGCAGCGGGTGCTCGACGACATGCTCGCCGGCATCATCCTGATCGATACCGAGGGCGCGGCCATCGGCAAGTGCAACGGCCTGACCGTGCTGGAGGTCGGCGACTCGGCATTCGGCATGCCGGCGCGCATTTCCGCCACCGTCTACCCGGGCGGCAGCGGCATTGTCGACATCGAGCGTGAGGTCAACCTCGGCCAGCCGATCCACTCCAAGGGGGTGATGATCCTCACCGGGTACCTGGGCAGCCGCTATGCCCAGGAATTCCCCCTGGCGATTTCGGCGAGCATCGCGCTGGAGCAGTCCTACGGCTATGTCGATGGCGACAGCGCTTCGCTGGGCGAAGCGTGCACGCTGATCTCGGCCTTGTCGCGCACGCCGCTCAAGCAGTGCTTCGCCATCACCGGCTCGATCAACCAGTTCGGTGAAGTGCAGGCGGTGGGTGGGGTCAACGAGAAGATCGAAGGCTTCTTCCGCCTCTGCGAGGCACGTGGCCTGACCGGCGAGCAGGGGGTGATCATCCCGCGCGCCAACGTCGCCACGCTGATGCTCGACGAGCGCGTGCTGCAGGCGGTGGAGAACGGCATGTTCCACGTCTACGCCGTGAGCCAGGCTGACGAGGCGCTGAGCCTGCTGGTGGGCCAGGATGCCGGGGAGCTCAACGACGAAGGCGTGTTTACCGAAGGCAGCGTCAATGCCCGCGTGGTCGAGCGTTTGCGCGAGATTGCCGAGATGATCAGCGAGGAAGAAATCGAGAAAGCGGAAAAGGAACGGGTGGAAGAGGTGATTGCCCAGGCGAAACCGGCCTGA
- a CDS encoding DUF6482 family protein, which yields MNLHQLNSEARAGHVDELNLIAIEGGDYLIEARVKGHPHPLSDTRGERLRVHSVEEARKLLHTIPMVSMNLVHWSVQDEMCGMGTHPEEDLKVPISQRSAW from the coding sequence ATGAACCTGCATCAGCTCAACTCCGAGGCCAGGGCCGGCCATGTCGACGAACTGAACCTGATCGCCATCGAAGGCGGCGACTACCTGATCGAGGCCCGGGTCAAAGGCCATCCCCACCCCTTGTCCGATACCCGTGGTGAGCGCTTGCGCGTGCACTCGGTGGAGGAGGCGCGCAAGTTGCTGCATACCATCCCGATGGTGTCGATGAACCTCGTGCACTGGTCGGTGCAGGACGAAATGTGCGGCATGGGCACACACCCGGAAGAAGACCTGAAGGTGCCGATTTCCCAGCGTTCGGCCTGGTAG
- a CDS encoding DUF3015 domain-containing protein: MKRILLGTLFTVVSLNALAEAPGGPNCGWGNMLFEGQRGTPAHFLASTTNGTSGNATFGMTSGTNGCSTKASLTYGGKSWFAMNGMMNELSEDMAMGQGEALTTYAVVLGVAPEDRGYFASVTHQHFNQIFSSADVTAETVHSNTLAVLKNDPRLAKYATEA; this comes from the coding sequence ATGAAACGGATTCTTCTGGGTACTCTGTTCACCGTGGTCTCGCTCAACGCGCTTGCCGAAGCGCCGGGCGGCCCGAACTGCGGCTGGGGCAACATGCTGTTCGAAGGCCAGCGTGGCACGCCGGCCCACTTCCTGGCCTCCACCACCAACGGCACCTCCGGCAACGCCACCTTCGGCATGACCTCCGGTACCAACGGCTGCTCCACCAAGGCTTCGCTGACCTATGGCGGCAAATCCTGGTTCGCCATGAATGGCATGATGAACGAGCTGTCCGAAGACATGGCCATGGGCCAGGGCGAAGCCCTGACCACCTATGCCGTGGTCCTGGGCGTCGCACCGGAAGATCGCGGCTACTTCGCCTCGGTCACCCACCAGCACTTCAACCAGATCTTCAGCAGCGCCGACGTGACTGCCGAAACTGTCCACAGCAACACGCTGGCCGTTCTGAAGAACGACCCACGCCTGGCCAAATACGCCACCGAGGCCTGA
- a CDS encoding GreA/GreB family elongation factor, with protein MSRAFVNEDQAAAQADQPVERRVSDQPNYVTASGLLQLQQRVSELNALRSELQAQGERGDKQRLADTERDLRYFSARVQSAQVVPAATSRSKVQIGSRVRFVDEQDQEHVVQLVGEDEADAGRGMINWGSPLGRALLGAGPGDEVLWRRPAGDQMIEVVEIDSGA; from the coding sequence ATGAGCCGAGCATTCGTCAACGAAGACCAGGCTGCCGCCCAAGCCGATCAGCCGGTGGAGCGGCGCGTCAGCGACCAGCCCAATTACGTGACCGCCAGCGGCCTGCTCCAGCTGCAACAGCGCGTGAGCGAGCTGAATGCCTTGCGCAGCGAGTTGCAGGCCCAAGGCGAGCGCGGCGACAAGCAGCGCCTGGCTGATACCGAGCGGGACCTGCGCTATTTCAGCGCGCGGGTGCAGAGTGCCCAGGTGGTGCCGGCGGCGACATCGCGCAGCAAGGTGCAGATTGGTAGCCGGGTACGGTTCGTCGATGAGCAGGACCAGGAGCATGTGGTGCAGCTGGTGGGCGAGGACGAGGCGGATGCCGGGCGCGGCATGATCAACTGGGGCTCGCCGCTGGGGCGGGCCTTGCTTGGGGCCGGGCCTGGGGATGAAGTGCTGTGGCGGCGACCGGCAGGGGATCAGATGATCGAGGTGGTCGAGATTGACAGTGGGGCCTAG